In a single window of the Solea solea chromosome 14, fSolSol10.1, whole genome shotgun sequence genome:
- the anxa5a gene encoding annexin A5a, which produces MAYRGSVRPFTKFNAKQDAELLHKAMKGMGTDEDAILMLLAARSNDQRQQIKAEYKKAYGKDLVSALKSEIGGLFECLIVALMTPPILYDATQLHKAIKGAGTNDEVLIEILASRTGEQIKEIAKVYKKEFGSKLEKDVCDDTSGNYQRLLVILLQGSREEKVDEGKIEKDAKDLYAAGEGKFGTDEETFITIFGNRSAAHLRKVFDVYRKLCGSDIEDSIKGETIGNLENLLLAVVKCARSVPEYFAESLYRSMRRAGTDDDALMRIMVSRSEVDMLDIRACFKKTYGQSLYTSVQEDTSGDYQKALLYLCGGND; this is translated from the exons ATG GCGTACAGAGGCAGCGTGAGACCGTTCACCAAATTCAACGCCAAACAAGACGCCGAGCTCCTCCATAAAGCCATGAAAGGAATGG GTACGGATGAAGACGCCATCTTAATGCTGCTGGCGGCGCGAAGCAACGACCAACGGCAGCAAATTAAGGCAGAATACAAAAAGGCCTACGGAAAG GACTTGGTGAGCGCGCTGAAATCGGAGATCGGCGGCCTGTTCGAGTGTCTGATCGTGGCCCTGATGACCCCGCCCATCTTATACGACGCCACTCAACTGCACAAGGCTATCAAG GGCGCCGGGACTAACGACGAGGTGCTGATTGAGATCCTGGCCTCGAGGACCGGCGAGCAGATTAAAGAAATCGCTAAAGTCTACAAGAAAG AGTTTGGCAGCAAGCTGGAGAAAGATGTCTGCGACGACACCTCAGGGAACTATCAGAGACTCCTGGTGATCCTGCTGCAG gggagcagagaggagaaggtTGACGAGGGTAAGATCGAGAAAGACGCTAag gacCTGTACGCTGCTGGTGAAGGCAAGTTTGGCACAGACGAGGAAACATTCATCACAATCTTTGGCAACAGGAGCGCCGCGCATCTCAGGAAAG TTTTTGACGTGTACAGGAAACTCTGTGGCTCTGACATCGAGGACAGCATTAAAGGGGAGACCATCGGGAATTTAGAGAACTTACTGCTTGCCGTTG TAAAATGTGCCAGAAGTGTCCCAGAATATTTTGCTGAAAGCCTTTACAGATCCATGAGG CGCGCGGGGACTGACGACGACGCCCTGATGAGGATCATGGTGTCCAGGAGCGAGGTGGACATGCTGGACATCAGAGCCTGTTTCAAGAAGACGTACGGACAGTCTCTGTACACCAGCGTCCAG GAGGACACGAGTGGAGACTATCAGAAGGCTTTACTCTACCTCTGTGGAGGCAATGATTAA
- the ccna2 gene encoding cyclin-A2, giving the protein MSGVNGGQANAVSEQHNQENMLSRLRGSLKTRAAAVSEDQENLPPKQASNRAVLAPLQINNQRGKTQNQRGTKQESSQSLSCKNEDSSKSCHEKPSTKQSFQIHVDEPDGPCIKKPQQVVEAVKAETEESPLPIDAVARLRQPLSTIDIPSAMDVSFDSPMDMSVIEGEEKPVNVNAVTEYAAEIHTYLREMEVKTRPKAGYMRKQPDITNSMRAILVDWLVEVGEEYKLQNETLYLAVNYIDRFLSSMSVLRGKLQLVGTAAMLLASKFEEIYPPEVAEFVYITDDTYTKKQVLRMEHLVLKVLSFDLAAPTINQFLTQYFVNQSVGKQVESLAMYLGELSLVDSDLFLKYLPSQTAAAAWVLANNTVTGGSWSKSLMEMSGYSLDDLMPCVEDLHQIYLNASQHAQQSVQEKYKGPKYHSVSTIKAPTKLQLN; this is encoded by the exons ATGTCAGGAGTTAACGGAGGACAAGCGAACGCGGTTAGCGAGCAACACAACCAGGAGAATATGCTGTCAAGACTGAGGGGCTCGCTCAAGACCCGGGCTGCCGCTGTAAGCGAAGATCAGGAAAACCTTCCACCCAAACAAGCATCCAACAGAGCCGTGCTTGCCCCCTTGCAGATCAACAACCAGCGGGGGAAAACTCAGAACCAGCGCGGCACAAAGCAG GAGTCGTCACAGTCCTTGTCTTGTAAAAATGAAGATTCCAGCAAAAGCTGCCATGAGAAGCCCTCTACCAAGCAGTCTTTCCAGATCCATGTGGATGAGCCTGATGGTCCCTGCATCAAGAAGCCCCAGCAGGTGGTTGAGGCTGTTAAGGCAGAGACTGAGGAATCGCCACTGCCCATCGATGCCGTGGCACGGCTCAGGCAACCCCTCTCCACCATTGATATTCCTTCGGCAATGGATGTCAGCTTTG ACTCACCCATGGACATGTCGGTAATTGAGGGGGAGGAGAAACCCGTCAATGTAAATGCGGTCACAGAATATGCTGCTGAAATCCACACGTACCTGAGGGAAATGGAG GTAAAAACCAGGCCTAAAGCAGGCTACATGAGAAAACAGCCAGACATCACAAACAGCATGAGGGCCATCCTGGTGGACTGGCTGGTCGAGGTTGGAGAAGAGTACAAGCTACAGAATGAGACACTTTATCTTGCTGTAAACTACATCGACCGCTTCCTCTCTTCAATGTCTGTCCTGAGGGGGAAGCTTCAGCTCGTCGGGACTGCTGCTATGCTGCTGGCTTC GAAATTTGAGGAAATCTACCCTCCAGAGGTGGCAGAGTTCGTTTACATCACAGATGACACCTACACCAAGAAGCAAGTGTTAAGAATGGAGCATCTGGTGCTTAAAGTGCTCTCCTTTGACCTGGCAGCACCAACTATTAACCAGTTTCTCACTCAGTACTTCGTCAACCAGTCTGTTGGCAAACAGGTGGAAAGTTTGGCCATG taTCTTGGGGAGCTCAGTCTGGTTGACTCGGATCTTTTCCTGAAGTACCTACCATCACAGACAGCTGCTGCCGCCTGGGTCCTGGCCAACAACACAGTGACTGGTGGTTCATGG TCCAAGTCCTTGATGGAGATGAGTGGCTACTCCTTGGATGATCTGATGCCATGTGTTGAGGATCTGCATCAAATTTACCTCAATGCTTCTCAGCATGCACAGCAATCTGTCCAGGAAAAGTACAAAGGCCCAAA ATACCACAGTGTTTCTACCATCAAAGCTCCAACTAAATTACAGCTCaactga